The Amphiura filiformis chromosome 6, Afil_fr2py, whole genome shotgun sequence genome segment AACTTGGATCATACCTCTTTGCTGTCATCATCAAACTTTATTGTGAACGTTGGATCTTCTCTAGTGAACCGATGAATCCCTTTGGAAAATTTCTCTAAATCCGTCTGCAAAGAAATAAAAGTATCAGCTTGGATAAAAACTTCAGAAGTAGACATTTTCATGCTATATTTATTTGTGCGTTCAAAGCAGCTACCGCAAAAATAACAATGTGCAAATATATTCTTTTTATGTAATGAAACTTGCAGTTAATAAATTGCAGATTCAAAAACAAGGGAAACCGTTCCAAATTGCCAAAGCGCAAAAAATTAATTGCacaaaaatttataatttttacagaactttgaagcAACCTGTGTGGTTCTTTGAGGATCTATTAAATTTCAAGTATCATTGGAGTACAAACAGATGGCCTGACAATATTACGCGCAAGTGCAGAAAATATGCCACACATAGCTGCAACTAGAGTTAGCCTGTCCAGGTGTGGATTTGGGCTCCATATAAGCATGTAATAGATGTTTCTCATGTTTttcctttattattatttcatatatTCTAGCTTTACAGAAGCTACTACAATTATTTGCAGAGAAGTACAATAATTGTTTACCATTTAGCCCTTAATTACACAGCATAAAATATGGTTCTGATTTGCTGATTGAATTACGTTGTGGAAAAGCTTCATCGAACTCTCATCGACGCATAACTGCTGTGCTCAATGGCATGACTCTGTTCTCATGGCGGCATGGCATTATTATGTGGTAGCAACTAGAGCTTATATATCTAATGTCAAATGAATGCTACAATTAGCCATCTCTTAACTTGTAAAACCAGATATACTAATAAATGTACCACTCGGTAGGCAGTTCTATAAGACATGTTAATGCCTATTGCTGTAACTGCACTTCATAATTTTCAAGGTTTCCTTTTCATTTATTTCTATTAATGATATATTTCTGAGATTTAGAGTGTTTCAAGTTAATAAGTCTTTTCTGTACATAACTTACATTTTTCTCTGGTTTTATTGCAAGTGATATGACTGGCTCTGGTATATGGATGGACTCCTGTGAACAAATGATGacaaaagtgtaaataaaatattaaactcTTCTGTGACTATGGATGATCATTTACAAATTATAAAACTATTTCTTCAGCTGTCCAAACAGGGTTAAGGAGACAACccagtgcccatctctctttcaaaaCAATAGGGCCAGACTCCTCTTTGCAATGTTACTGCAGGGATCCCTATACCTCCTTCACagggagtctgttaccttcctggCATTAAATAAAGCAGATACTCGTTAATGATATTACACTAGATTTGAGTAAAATATTGTTAATATCTCAATTTTGTCCAACTTCATCAAGAGCTTGTGTCCAAGCTCATCTTCAAACAAAATGCTGCAAACTATTCATTTCACACCATTTCATATCTTACCATAGAGAGCTGTAATTTAGGTTGTGATACAAAGGTATCACCACTGGCGCAGTCAATTCCAAACAAAGCACAGATGTCACCAGCATACACATCTTCAACGTCCTGAAAAATTTAAAAGTAGAATAGTGTGAATATCATGAGCAATATTCCATTTGTATTGCAATCATCAATTAAGTGGATGTGGGCCTGTTGTTCCTAACTCGGTCAGTATCTCTCTTTGCGTGTCTATGAATGCATGTATCATATCTGTATTTTGCTTATTTTAATTCCTTAAATTCATTTAACCAGTTGTGTCACAAGTCATATTATCTTTAACATACAACAATTTTTACAAATCACCTTTAACAATGTTTCACATTAGGCGTAATATTCAAAACACATTGGTTAACATTTTGAAGTGCATATTTAGAATTAAATTAAACTCACTTTATGGGATTCAACATACTCTGATTAGCTTGTAATAGGCGGGATTCATTTAGGGTCGGTCGCTGAGggcaacaacaatttttttgccttatcagcATGCATTCTGACAAGCACAAAACTTCTTTCCTGTCCTTGTGTTGTCGATCCCAGTATACCGGTTTTTACCCTGATATAAGTTAATTGATATCTTTCACCTACCTCCATCTTATCAGCATGCATTCTGACAAGCCTAGAGACCTTAACTCTCTTTCCTGTCCTTGTGTTATGGATATATTCTCCTTTAGATAAGCGACCCTGGTACACCCTTATATAAGTCAACTGACATCTTTCACCTACCTCCATCTTATCAGCATGCATTCTGACAAGCCTAGAGACCTTAACTCTCTTTCCTGTCCTTGTGTTATGGATATATTCTCCTTTAGATAAGCGACCCTGGTACACCCTTATATAGGTCAACTGACCAAAGCGTCCAGCCTGTGAAAAATAGAGCAACATGAAATATTTAGGGACATTCTACATCTACAAATTAGAAACTTGGACTTGGGAGATGAAAATCAGCATATCTTAATCACACAAATTTAGTTACCGTATTTAaatcgaataaacgcccccggggcgttacattttcccaagggggggcgtttattagaggtcatttttagcacgaaaattcccgttaaaatcattaggtaagcttaaaagtcacgctaaaatgacgaactatgaccttttgacactgacttttggttcacttccgggatcggatgcagattttcgccatttattgctgctactcatgaccatgtgagcaacttggtaagcttactacacaagatagcatggaaatatcgaatttttgaaacatcttggttgaaaaaaaaaagtggtgggggcgtttatttgagggggggggcgactatttgacttaAATACGGTATTGGAATATAAAAATTATAAGGGCAATGTTAATGTTCTATTGAATGTGTGTTTGGAAGGCttcatgattcaaaatatgaataCTTAGTTACTGTAAATAATCTCAGACAGATTTCTATTGCTACAAAGTATACAATGCAATACCTACCTCCAATTTGAAAGCAAGAGACACAAACGGGTGACTCTCATCTCGCAATGGACTCATCTGTGTCTTATCTTCATTTCTGACAAAAAAAACAGCCTAACGTTTTTGTAAAAACCTTAAAAAGTGCATAATAACTTACTTTCAAAAGAAAGAGATACATTTCTTCAATCATGACTATGACTACAATGCTTTATTTTGACACCAAACATCCATTGTGTAAACACCTATTTGTTTGTCATCATTTAGTaaaggttaagggctggggtatgagcgtttggacagtatttattgtgggacattagagcacatcagacatatcaattgcattctgaatacgaagaatgtcattctgatatcaaataattttgatttttgaaatttgcaatttaatacacattttatggcaaatcattaaaattgatatttttgatatttaacagtacttgaagtaaactttatatatctgatgatttatacttaaagtgtatgtaggtgggatgaaaagtttacgatcaattgaaaattttggcctttcagattgaagatatggatttttttcccaaaacaccaaaaaaattaggtctttttgggaaaaaatccatatcttcaatatgaaaggtcaaaattttcaattgaccgtcggcttttcctcctgctacatacactttaagaatatgtcattagatttatataatttactttgaggactgttatatatcaaaatttgaaaaatatcaaattttataatttgtcataaaatttgtattatattgtgattttcaaaaatgaaaattatttgatatcagaaagacatgcttcttattcagaatgcaattcgataggtctgaggtgctctcatgtcccacaaaaaatactgtcgaaatgcaataaatgctcattttagatcccttaacaaagcAAATGTGAAATACACAAAGGGGTAAATTACTATGAACAGACAAATGCTTATGCTACCACTTTTTAATCAAATCAAAACATGGGTAAGAGTAAGGCTggatttatacttgatcgctgagTGATTGCGATGTACCGCTTTTGGAAGGTAATCGCacaattttgcgatgcatcgcttgtCGCTTTTGTATTTATACTAATCATGGCGATCGTGATTGCATatattgaatataaaatattgaaaacGTCCCAAATACATTTTAGAACACCCATTGctattgtttttaattaattCATCTACGAAAGTTTTAACTTAATCGAGGAAGGTAAATCAATTGGCAAAAAAATAGATTCAACTgataggaaatgattggttgatgcattacACGTGTCCCTCGACATCACTCGGAACTTTTTCCTCATATTTACCTTAGCGATTTGTACCAATTGATCGGCTTGATGCTCTGAAACGGAACTGAACACTGAGCATGCCTGAGaattgcttttctgcaaaagcaatcgagtataaattcagctttacgctGCCACTTATTAATCAGATCAAAACATGTGCATGAGTAAGTGAAGTGTGGTTAAAACATTGACAGCACACATTTGGCCTAATGCTTGTAACTAACAATGCGAGTTTGATCCAATGTACTCACTCATCTAATGCAAAGTTGTCCACCTCTGATGGGGTAGGTAGGTAATCTAGTACACCATCAAGAAGAGGCTGAaagtaaaaacccaaaaacagAAGCATTATGTAAAATACGGAGAGAGAACACAGAATTCGCTGTTACCTGTTCAATTTCAACTTAAGAAAAACAGCAGCTTTTCAAAAAGAAGCCTCTGTACCTATAAACACCAAAAAGCCGTATCAGAACTGTAACTTAGAGTTTATGCTGAGCAGATTTTGGACACTTTGAAGTCTGACAGGgaaattggtttaattattattcACTCATTTATTGCTGTactaattttatcatttttaaataACTACTTTatgaaataaacatgttttttatggccgtgtgtcctgaactcgccacccttagcgttacatgacaaatattatgaatttttacaccaaccgggtttctaattagattatctcgacaattatcaaccctaaacaagcaaaggtatacatttttggaaagctgaaggcataagcaattcaaatatatacatttcaactcattatacagggtgacctgcaagttatacagggtggaataaaaaggattttgataaaaatgggtcactcaatgcattgcttattaccaacttacagtaataaactggaagtaaacaacattcatttggttagaggatatggagtgccaactgactttggaagaaaccaaaatcacagctgtttggtaatcttggaatatagggtgtcccaaagtatgttagatttttttataattcaacatatttttaacctaaacattttccccctaacccatacagaaaaactatgtccatatttagattcctcgtcaaatttcccttcagaaaatctatactttgactatgataggataagtaattaaaattttacagtaacttttggattttgaagacatctgcattacttactacagtgtttaatatgacaacggtcAACggatagttttgtatggaaaagtttgtattttctagactaaaccaatcataaattattaaaaacaattagtagaattgtttagctgtaaggccatgagtctttagatgctaaatagagtccaaatccaattttcagcctttacagaagcagattacgcactaaaaaccaccaccacatcccccaccaccgccaccctgcacattctgaattctatgaagcacagtgtcagtattacaaAGGCTGAAGAACTTCTTTTTACAgtgttgaaagtgcattttatttagcaataaaatgataccacaagcatgacaataacttcttgtttgacagagatatcatcatttgttttgagtcgactttggcaaaatgtaacgtcaccacctttttttggtggcgagctcaagacacgcgACCTTATAGCTTTTTTTAttctaataaaacattttaaataatattttgtatacaCAAAAAATAGGTCACAGAGTAAAGTATcccaaaactgaaaaaataaacatgtcccacaaatgcattgcaaattttaaTGCAGTTATGGCTTATTACCATGAATATGAACTTATACATCTacattttcaacaactcttcctatacctttgtacaggagtctaccgttgttaatctgtgatgaatccacacttgtaCAGTAGCGTATATGCGAACGCAAACGCAAACACGCGTTACGCGTGAGCACATAAATTCATCATGCCTGGAACCAGTGTGCGCATacacgcttacaagttgaatttttGGAGGTAGCTGCTAAAAATTgaagttttattctgtagttttattgctgatatcaacagagaaattagtaaggctgagtggcaataaTTAACAAACATTACTCATGAAATAATCCTGTGACTAATACGATACTTAGCTTCTTTTCGCTGTTGAAGGGATTCAATCatttttcaccgttgttcatcaccgtttaacaactcgcgtccagcgcgtctgcgtggtttacttcgctcaggacgcatcgttgttaaacggtgatgaacaacggtgaaacatgattgaatccctaattcaataACCAGTTATAAAGCTTGAGTAGCTTCAAGCAATTTGTACTACAACTCTctgtcatattttttaatattcataaTACTCTTGAGAATACTAAAGCCCTATTGTATTTCTCTCAAGTAGTTCTGATATTATTGTTTTAATCATTCTTGTTGCATTGTCTACTTACCTGTACACCTTTGTTCTTGAGTGCAGTGCCAACAAACACCGGGGTAAATGCTCTCTTTAAGGTACTCCGCCTAATGCCAGCCTACAAGTGCAAATTTACATCAATTCAAGCCGTGCCAAGAACACAATTACACATATTTCATATCTTATTACCATTACACATTTTTAAGCAACTAAAGATCCAATGACTACAATAGTGTATTACAGAGGAGGCAAATCTACCAGACACAAATTTGACCCAAATTGCCTGGTGTGTCTTCCTTTTAGCCTGTTAAAATCCCAAATTCACTTTATGGACCAAAATTGGGTAAAATTGCAACTTAACAGACAGTCTGTCTGAATATATTGCCCTGTATACATATTTCACCACCAAGAATACTGGGCTAAAATGATGCCCACATCTGGAAACTGTTCATCCTTGCCACCCTCTCACGACCAGATTATTACTGACACTTGATATACCACCAAATGACTGACTCATGAGTCAGCAGCTTGAAAACACAACTTTATTGCACTACAAGACACCATGTACCTTGAGTTGTTCAGTTGTTGGTTCTACTTCCTCTAGAAACAACTCCCCGAGTTCATCATCTGCATTGGACACACACTCTGTAAGTAAACATACACACCTACTGATTAAAGCCATTATGTACAATCTTTTTTAATGAGTTTGGTGAATCCTCAACAAACTTCATTTTTCATCAGACATTTACCATCTAGTATAGATGCTCACCAGGCTAATCTAAGCCTTAAACAACCTAGCTCCTGTTTACATCAGTAACAATTACCCCTCTATGTAATtggtcgtctgcatcacatactgttatatctcaaaaggctgcctttatTACTCGTCTAATACAATTTGTACACAATGACCTGAGAGTCCCAGGCTCAAGTCATGCAGGATGATTTGTCTTCACAGCTGAACTTGAAAGACAGAACTATGAAATCATTAACATTGAGTACAAAGaaccttttaatattttgttcataCAACATACTTGAATGGATATTAAAACCGTGTACAAATACATAAATACCTATTAGTTCCTTCCGCCTGCTGTCTACTTCCTCTTGTAAATGATCTGGTATTGTGTCATAGCGTACCGTTTCTCTGAGAAGGAAAAGACAAATCTTGTATGAGCCAATTAACTCAATAAGCTGGTATACTTTCTTACACAACTGGGCAGTTAAAGCATTGGAAATGTCAACACAAAACACTACTCAAATAAATGCAAGTTGAGGTTATAATTTAAATATAGGCATGAAAATGCTTTTTGTAAGTTTGAGTTGTATTTGCTGTAATGTTTTGAGATTCAAAAGGAGAAAATTCAACTGTTCCTTTCACATTACTGTTTTTTCTATTTTTCATGACTAGTTACTCAGGTCATATCAATTATGAAAAAATAGTTTGGATATTTTGATAATCTGAGGTGTGTTCCATTTAGTTAAACAGATTATGCAACAGAAACCTTCCAAGAAGTCAGTTTCATTTTCTTCTACAAATGTCATGATTTCAACCACCGCATTCAAGCTTGTCCTCTGTGATGCAAGTGGGGGTACACTGGAATACATGTAGTACATAATAAGGTATatgggaaaaaggtctattgaaTGTACTCACCCATAGTCACCATCAAAATAGACAGCTCTCTTCTCAATTAGATCAATTAGTCCTTTTGTTTCCTTCTCCAGGCCAATAGGTATCTGTACAAATGCGGCATTGTGTTTCAGCTTGGCACGTAACTGATTCATCACTCGTGTTGGATTGGCATTTCCCCTGCCAAGAATAAAACAAAAGATATGTCAGTAACTTACAAAGAAATAAaacaccctgttctacaggcggaaAAAACTTTTTAGTCGAGTCactcaggattttttttttgaacagGCTTATAATGATCTAAATATCATCtggaattttaaagaaaaaaaagaatatgtgtttttttttatttttttgttaaatttaatcCAGCTCTGCAAAAAAATggctatttttaatttaatacagctacaaaaaaaatccccaaaatgcaaaattatccAGAGGTACACTAGttcaaacattcaaaatgtcgtcTGCTCATCATTTGTGCCACTGCTGTTTCAtccctttctttttctttggaTTCTTCATGTTTGTCACTTAATACTTTGGTTTCTAACGCTGCTAGACGCTTGTGTACATCCATCAAAAGATTAATGagtattttgacatattttgatgATTTAATGGCCGACAGTTGGATCGAGTGGCGATATATTGCAAGAAGAAACACAAGAAAAGTTCATGTTGTGTCAAAGGTCATGACACGACATCCCCAAAAAGGGGGCGTTAGTCTGTTGTAACTACTCTGCCCTCCATGAGCaccacacaaacatggcagagtctgtACTCGTTGACTTTTGCTGAGATTTGAGTGTTTTTGAGATATGATATATTGTAGTCTGCTAAATAGGTAAGAATAAAAAATGGAGGGAGGTAGCAaatttgttttatgcaaaaaaatgAGTCAATTTGTATGATCTTTTTTGACACTTCACTTACCAACAAAAGTGACTGGCATGCAAGATATCAATCATTGCTCAATTGTCTCGTAATATCCATCACCAGCGTAAACCCCAATTTATCTTCCCATTTACCCCTTTCCATTCCATTTACCCCCTTACCTATCCAGTTTGTTGATGAATGCTAGACACGGTACCCTATATCTCTGCATCTGTCGATTTACTGTAAATGTTTGGCTTTGTACACCACCCACTGCACATAACACCAATACTGCACCATCAAGCACTCGAAGTGCTCTCTCTACCTCTATGGTGAAATCAACATGACCTGTGCAGAAAAATAACATAGATTGGTGTCACTACACAAACAAGCCAAAAGTtcaatgatgtcctataaacaaaCATCCTTTCTTTAGGGGGAGGAGTCAAAAATATATTAGTTCCAAACTCGATGATTGCGTTATATTACCTTAAGAAAtcaatatgaagaaaaaaaatcaaagaattACTTAAAGTGAAATAGAAgtgctaattgacctttttggtaaatcccataagcgcctttgcgagtagacctgagatgttgtcatttgacgtcacgccaatgcacacatcgttactgcacacttcacggctttgaaatgAGCAGTAggcatgatgtcaaatgacgacatctcaggtctactcacAAAGACTTATGGGATTTACGGAAAAGGTCAATTATCTAAGCAACTTCATTAGATTTATACTTATTACAACAATTTATTTTGAATATAGAATGCACATAGATCTTTGTGATGTCCATTAAAAgtgaaaagaatgtatatatttaAAAATCTGTGTCACATACAGATCAATTCAAAATAACACCACATCATTGCATTCTTATACACACTGATCTGTATGGGTActgatctaaagtctgcacaaaaagtaactcagctgttataaatacgcctatagattcagaactaataattgttttcacaatatttcaacatagagagaaggttgatttatttacacgcattttgataccccattcgtcaaatgtcattcaaaattaacaacacagtagtgcttttaaagaaaaatacccgaatttaaaagttgcagtttacagcgatcaatggttataatgccagcactgtaacacgtaaagcccgccattatcttcgcgcttacttcaaatcaatacaaataactgcaacttttaaattggggtatttttctttcaaaacactgctgtattgtcaatattgaacaaaattggacaaatggggtatcaaaatgcgagtaaataaatcatccttcttttcatgttgaaatattgtgaaaacaattattagttctgaatctataggcgtatttataacagctgagttactttttgtgcagattttatatggaatagtattatatgttaaatttgaTGACACACACTCTTACCTGGTGTatctataatattaatattagtatCTTTCCATGAGAGATAAGTAGCTGCAGATTGAATGGTAATACCACGCTGTCTCTCCAACTCCATCGAGTCCATTGTTGCAC includes the following:
- the LOC140155422 gene encoding elongation factor G, mitochondrial-like, translating into MRLLRSIWSGAGQHVVRCTQLQTIGVINSYRMGQLPRVCQYSTTSTNGEDGELTPVERIRNIGISAHIDSGKTTLTERILFYTGKIKAMHEVKGKDNVGATMDSMELERQRGITIQSAATYLSWKDTNINIIDTPGHVDFTIEVERALRVLDGAVLVLCAVGGVQSQTFTVNRQMQRYRVPCLAFINKLDRGNANPTRVMNQLRAKLKHNAAFVQIPIGLEKETKGLIDLIEKRAVYFDGDYGETVRYDTIPDHLQEEVDSRRKELIECVSNADDELGELFLEEVEPTTEQLKAGIRRSTLKRAFTPVFVGTALKNKGVQPLLDGVLDYLPTPSEVDNFALDENEDKTQMSPLRDESHPFVSLAFKLEAGRFGQLTYIRVYQGRLSKGEYIHNTRTGKRVKVSRLVRMHADKMEVGERCQLTYIRVYQGRLSKGEYIHNTRTGKRVKVSRLVRMHADKMEDVEDVYAGDICALFGIDCASGDTFVSQPKLQLSMESIHIPEPVISLAIKPEKNTDLEKFSKGIHRFTREDPTFTIKFDDDSKESIVSGMGELHLEIYAQRMKNEYACPVITGKPKVAFRETLTEPVAFDYLHKKQTGGHGQYGRVTGIMEPIGADSYTKLEFEDETMGTNVPKQYIPSIEKGFREACEKGPMIGQRMTGIVIRVQDGMHHLVDSSDLAFRLAAMGAYKEAMQVAKLQLLEPIMTVEVTAPDEFQAVVMGSINKRSGIILGTGGGDGYFTVDAEVSLNDMFGYSTELRSSTQGKGEFTMEYCKYSPCRYDVQEKLASDYQQQQNPQKKAAKSRR